Within the Pseudomonas putida genome, the region CGTGCACGTTGTACAGCGGTGCGATCAGCAGGCCCGCCAGCGCCGCGAACACGGTCGACAGGGCGAAGGCCGCCGCCACCACGCGGTTCACGTCGATGCCCATCAGCCGGGCTGCCCGTGGGTTCTGCACGCAGGCTTCCAGGCGCAGGCCCAGCTGTGTGCGTCGGCGCACCCAGTAAAGCGCGGCCGCCACCGCCGCACCGGCCAGCGGAATGGCCAACTGCACGGCATTCAGGCTGCTGTCGCCCAGGTCCAGGCGCAGGCTGGTCAGGGCACTGCCGAACTGCCGTGGCTCCTTGCCGAAGGTGAACATCGCCAGGTTGTCCAGCAGCAGCCCGCCCGCCACGGTCGCCATCAGCCAGGCGTCCGAGCCACGGGCATGGAAGGGGCGCACCAGAAAACGCTCGATGGCCAGGCCCAGCACCGCGCACAGCAGCAGGGTAGTGGGCAGTGCCAGCCACAACGGCCAGCCCCAGGTCACGGTCAGGCTGTAGCCAAGCACGGCGCCGACCATCATCGCGCTGCCCTGGGCGAAGTTGACCGTGCGCGACACGGCATAGGTGAGGTGAAAGCCCAGCGCCAGCAGCGCATACATGCTGCCCAGGCCCAGGCCGCTGACCAGTGCGGTGGTGATCATGTCGAGGGCCTCCGCTCAGGGCGTCACGGGTACGATGGTGTCGCCATCGAAGCGGCTGAAGACATAGTCCTCAGGGCCCAGGGCGTCGTGGCGGTCAACACTGAACGGCTGCTGGTAGTGTTTGATCAGCCCCTCGTAGTCGCTGATGGCATAGAACCCGTCACGCACCTTCGTGCCTTGGGTATCCTGGGCCT harbors:
- a CDS encoding branched-chain amino acid ABC transporter permease; this translates as MITTALVSGLGLGSMYALLALGFHLTYAVSRTVNFAQGSAMMVGAVLGYSLTVTWGWPLWLALPTTLLLCAVLGLAIERFLVRPFHARGSDAWLMATVAGGLLLDNLAMFTFGKEPRQFGSALTSLRLDLGDSSLNAVQLAIPLAGAAVAAALYWVRRRTQLGLRLEACVQNPRAARLMGIDVNRVVAAAFALSTVFAALAGLLIAPLYNVHADMGTLFGLKAFAVAILGGIASAGGVFAAGLLFGLLEAVVTLYFGSAFTQLLCFALVIVVLAARPDGLFGRKLWVKV